The following are from one region of the Corylus avellana chromosome ca1, CavTom2PMs-1.0 genome:
- the LOC132168109 gene encoding uncharacterized protein LOC132168109 has translation MGGISCGAPIITTTPHTLVAHFSKLHCFPIPPSRFVSKRSASLLRSPNFVTKRSSMATPLAVNASFTIGAANEELEAASSGLVGENDLLIVGPGVLGRLVAEKWREEHPGCKIVGQTVTADHHDELIKMGINPSLKGTDVKGRFPYVIFCAPPSRTSDYPGDVRLAALNWNGEGSFLFTSSSAPYDCNDNGPCDEDTPVVPVGRSPRTDVLLKAEKVVLEYDGCVLRLAGLYKADRGAHVYWLEKGTVETRPDHILNLIHYEDAATLSVAILKKKFRGRIFMGCDNHPLSRQEVMDLVTKSGKFSKKFEGFTGTSDPLGKRLNNSKTREEIGWEPKYPSFSHFLGLSE, from the exons ATGGGAGGCATTAGCTGTGGCGCACCCATTATCACCACAACACCTCACACACTCGTTGCACATTTCTCAAAGCTTCATTGTTTTCCAATCCCACCTTCCCGCTTCGTCTCGAAACGCTCTGCCTCGCTCCTCAGAAGCCCCAATTTCGTCACGAAACGCTCTTCGATGGCCACGCCTCTCGCGGTCAACGCTTCCTTCACCATTG GTGCAGCAAACGAAGAACTGGAGGCTGCGTCTTCTGGTTTGGTGGGCGAGAATGACCTCCTGATTGTCGGACCAGGCGTTCTTGGTCGCTTAGTCGCAGAAAAATGGCGCGAG GAACATCCAGGTTGTAAAATAGTTGGGCAAACAGTTACCGCTGATCACCATGACGAATTGATTAAGATGGGGATTAATCCGTCTTTGAAGGGGACTGATGTGAAGGGCCGGTTTCCGTATGTCATTTTCTGTGCTCCTCCTTCGCGAACTTCAGACTATCCCGGCGATGTCAG GCTGGCTGCATTGAACTGGAATGGTGAAGGTTCTTTCTTATTTACATCAAGTTCTGCTCCATATGATTGCAACGACAATGGACCATGTGATGAG GACACCCCCGTTGTACCTGTTGGGAGGAGCCCTAGGACAGATGTCCTTCTAAAAGCGGAAAAAGTAGTGCTCGAATACGATGGCTGTGTTCTTAGATTGGCAGGACTTTAC AAAGCAGATAGAGGTGCACATGTTTATTGGTTAGAGAAAGGGACTGTTGAAACTCGTCCAGATCACATCCTGAATCTTATACACTATGAG GATGCGGCTACCCTTTCAGTTGCAATCTTGAAGAAGAAATTTCGTGGCCGGATTTTCATGGGTTGCGACAATCATCCTTTATCCAG GCAGGAAGTAATGGACTTGGTTACTAAAAGTGGTAAATTCAGCAAAAAATTTGAGGGCTTTACAG GCACTAGTGACCCTTTGGGTAAGAGATTGAACAACTCGAAAACTCGTGAGGAAATAGGATGGGAGCCAAAATACCCAAGCTTCTCTCATTTCCTTGGACTATCTGAGTAA